In the genome of Gaiellales bacterium, the window CGCGGTGCTTCTCGGCGGCTGTGGGTCGTCGAACTCGGGTGGCAGCCCGGCGGCGTCGTCGGTCAAGCGCCCCTCAATCGCGAAGGAGCCGGGCAACCTCTCCATCCTGGAGTGGGACGGCTACCAGGCGTTCGGCACGCCGACCAACAAGAAGGCCGGCGGGCTCAGCGCCGGCGACGAGTACACGAAGAAGTTCGGCGCCGACGGGATCACGTACAGCCTGATCGTGAACGACAGCGAGGCGCTGAACAAGGTCCGCTCCGGTCAGCAGTTCGACGTGATCCACCCCTGCATCGAGAACCTCCAGGACTACGTCCGCGATGGGCTCGTGCAGCCGTGGGACACCAAGCTCCTGCCGAGCTTCGCGAACCTGAACCCGGCGCTCGTCAAGGGCGGCCAGGTGAACGGGCAGCAGTACTTCATCCCCTGGGACTGGGGCTACGGCAGCGTCATCTACCGCACAGACAAGGTCGATCCGGCCGACGCCACCGGGTGGGAGCTCTTCTGGAACCCGAAGTACAAGGGCCGCATCTCGATGTGGAACGGCAACACGACGAACTTCGAGATCGCCGCGCTCAAGCTCGGCTACGGCGGCCACGCCATGGACAACCTGAGCGACGACCAGCTGACCAACGCGAAGAACGCGCTGATCGAGCAGTACCCGCTGAACAAGTTCCTGTGGTCGAGCGAGTACACCGACCTCCAGCCCGCGCTCCAGAACGGCGACGTCTGGATCGCCTACAGCTGGCAGGACCAGTGGGTCTACGCGAGGAGCAAGGGCATCCCGATGGCCTACATGAAGCCCAGCCAGGGCCGGCTCGGCTGGTACTGCGGCTTCATGCTCGGCAAGGACACGAAGAACTACTACCACGCCCACGACTACGTCGAGTCCTACATCAACCACAAGTCCTGCCTGAGCCTCACGAACTACTTCTACTACGGCAGCGCCGACGCGACGATCAAGGCGAGCGAGATCCAGGACAAGGCGGTCGCCAGGTCGCTCGACATCGGCAACCCGAACGTGCTCGCCTCGGCCGACGTGCACCTGCAGTCGTGGGAGCCGAACGAGGCCGCCGTCCAGCAGGCGTGGGAAGAGGTGACCGCGTCCGCCTGATGAGGCCGGAACGGGTCGGCTCGAGACCGAGGTGACCGGCCGGGAGATCGCCGAGGGCCCGCGGCGGCGGCCGCGCATGCGCGCCGGGCGCGGCTTCCTGATCGTTCCGCCGGTCGTGATCGTGCTGGCGGTGATGGTGGCGCCGATCGTCCTGATCGCGCTCTACAGCGTCGACGTCAAGACGAACCTGCCGTTCACGCCGACGAAGTTCACGTGGTCGATGTGGAAGGACTTCCTGCCGCCGTCCGAGGGGAAGTTCCCGAACCCGTTCTGGCACCGCTTCGAGGTCTCGATGGTGATCACGGTCGTGGTCTCGCTCGTGGCGGTGGCGGCCGCGTACCCGCTCGCCTACTTCCTCGCGTTCGGCGCCCGCCGTTCCCGCTACACGCTGCTGCTGCTGATGCTGGCGCCGTTCTTCACGAGCTACCTGCTGCGGGTGATCGCCTGGAAGATCATGCTGTCGAACAACGGCGTCATCAACACGGCGATCTGGGATCTGCACCTGCGCTCGCACGGCGACGGCGTCCCCTGGCTGATCTACTCGAAGTTCTCGGTCGGCCTCGTCCTCTTCTACTCGTGGGTGCCGTTCGTGGCGGTGCCGATCTTCGTGCTGCTCGACCGGCTCGACACGCACCTGCTCGAGGCGGCGCAGGATCTCGGCGCCGGCCGGCTCACGACCTTCTTCCGGGTGACGCTGCCGCTGAGCCTGCCGGGCGTGATCGCCGGCTTCGTGTTCGTCCTGATTCCGACCACCGGCGAGTTCATCACGCCGCTCCTGGTCGGCGGCCCGGGCAGCCAGATGTTCGGCAACTCGATCCAGTCGTTCTTCCAGGACACGCCCAACTGGAACTACGGGGCGGTGCTGGCGCTGTGGCTCGTGGCGGTCGTGTTCGTGATGCTGCTCGTGTTCGGCCGGTTCCTGGCCACCGACCTGCGCGAGGCGAACTCGTGAACGCCGCCGCCGGCCGTCTCGGCAAGGTGTTCCTGGGCGGCTACTTCTGGCTCATGGTCGTGTTCCTGTACGTGCCACTTGTCGTGCTGGTGGTGTTCGCGTTCAACGACGCGTACATCCCGGCGCTGCCGCTTTCTGGGTTCACCACCAAGTGGTTCCACGCCGCCTTCGCGAACACCGACCTGACGGGCGCGCTCAAGCGCAGCGCCTGGCTGGCGCTCCTGAACGGCATCGCCGCCAGCCTGCTCGGGCTCCTGGCGGCGCTCGCCGTGACCGGCCGGCGCCTGTTCCTGCGCTCGGTGTGGACGACGCTCCTCCTGCTGCCGCTGGTCGTGCCCTACATCGTGCTCGCGATCGGGATGGTGATCGTGATCCACGAGCTCGGCTACCAGGCGTCCCTGGCCGCGGTGCTGGCCGGCCACATCGTGATCTCGCTGCCGTACTCGCTGCTCGTCATCGTGCCCCGACTGCGGACGCTCGACGAGTCGATCGTCGAGGCCGCCCGTGACCTCGGTGCAGACACGGTGCGTGCATTCGTGCTCGTGACGCTGCCGCTGATCGTGCCGGCGCTGATCTCGAGCGCGCTCATCTGCTTCACGATCTCGTTCGACGAGTTCGCGATCGCCTCGTTCCTGGCGCCGCCGAGCTCGCCGACGTACCCGGTGTTCCTCTACTCGGGCACGCGCACGCCCGCGCTCGAGCCGCAGGTGATCGCGCTCGGGGCGATCGTGGTCACCTTCTCGATCGCGCTCGTGGTCGGCGCCGACGCCGGGCGGCGGGTGATGGAGCGGCGGCTCGCGAGCTAGCGGAGGCGGCCGGCCAGCTGGCTGCGCTCGGCGCACGAGCCGCAGTCAGAGGTG includes:
- a CDS encoding ABC transporter permease subunit is translated as MNAAAGRLGKVFLGGYFWLMVVFLYVPLVVLVVFAFNDAYIPALPLSGFTTKWFHAAFANTDLTGALKRSAWLALLNGIAASLLGLLAALAVTGRRLFLRSVWTTLLLLPLVVPYIVLAIGMVIVIHELGYQASLAAVLAGHIVISLPYSLLVIVPRLRTLDESIVEAARDLGADTVRAFVLVTLPLIVPALISSALICFTISFDEFAIASFLAPPSSPTYPVFLYSGTRTPALEPQVIALGAIVVTFSIALVVGADAGRRVMERRLAS
- a CDS encoding extracellular solute-binding protein, which encodes MDRRSFLMGAAGLGGAVLLGGCGSSNSGGSPAASSVKRPSIAKEPGNLSILEWDGYQAFGTPTNKKAGGLSAGDEYTKKFGADGITYSLIVNDSEALNKVRSGQQFDVIHPCIENLQDYVRDGLVQPWDTKLLPSFANLNPALVKGGQVNGQQYFIPWDWGYGSVIYRTDKVDPADATGWELFWNPKYKGRISMWNGNTTNFEIAALKLGYGGHAMDNLSDDQLTNAKNALIEQYPLNKFLWSSEYTDLQPALQNGDVWIAYSWQDQWVYARSKGIPMAYMKPSQGRLGWYCGFMLGKDTKNYYHAHDYVESYINHKSCLSLTNYFYYGSADATIKASEIQDKAVARSLDIGNPNVLASADVHLQSWEPNEAAVQQAWEEVTASA
- a CDS encoding ABC transporter permease; its protein translation is MTGREIAEGPRRRPRMRAGRGFLIVPPVVIVLAVMVAPIVLIALYSVDVKTNLPFTPTKFTWSMWKDFLPPSEGKFPNPFWHRFEVSMVITVVVSLVAVAAAYPLAYFLAFGARRSRYTLLLLMLAPFFTSYLLRVIAWKIMLSNNGVINTAIWDLHLRSHGDGVPWLIYSKFSVGLVLFYSWVPFVAVPIFVLLDRLDTHLLEAAQDLGAGRLTTFFRVTLPLSLPGVIAGFVFVLIPTTGEFITPLLVGGPGSQMFGNSIQSFFQDTPNWNYGAVLALWLVAVVFVMLLVFGRFLATDLREANS